Within Dromaius novaehollandiae isolate bDroNov1 chromosome 8, bDroNov1.hap1, whole genome shotgun sequence, the genomic segment ttcctctgctttctgctgtctCTGTTGGAAAGTGCTAGCGTTACAGCAGTTGGATCGATTGCACTTTGCCAAACACATTCCAGCTCATTCTTGCTAACGAGGCAGACAGGCAATAACTGTGACTCATGTGCAATGATGAAATGTAAGTGGTGTCTAAAAACCACAAGCTTATTATCCACCATTATTGGTAAAAGTTTGTGGTAGCAAAGGAGATGACTTGTAAAGGGACATGAAAGGAGCTTAAATGTTTCTATTCGTTATTCATTGACTCTTGTACCAACTTAAACAGCTTCTAGCCCATTGTGCCCTGTGCTCTTGTCTACAGTTTTTTCTGCAGTGACCACTGCTGCTGCATCCAGCCCTCATGGTGGGATGCACAAACCTAGCGAACAATTCTCCCACAGCCTCAAGGTCTGTGTCCTGGGACTGGCAATAAAACAGCACATTTACTCAGACTGATGCATGAAACAGTGAGAAAAGATCAAAAATAGCTCGAGCTACCACCAGCTTTCCTCTTCTGGGGTCTGAACCTTAGTCACTGAAGCAGGTATCAATGAATACTTTCCTATGACCCTCACATGTCCGGGGTACCAGTGGGGAAGGCTGTTTGCTCTCAGTAACCTGGATCCGTCTCTGTGCATAGCCGGGGAGTGGGAGCCCTGTTGGTCTGATAGGTGCAAAGGGGCCAGCACCTTCCCGGGGGGTGACTGTGGCTCTTACATCAGCTTTGTCATGCTCTCCTTCACTTTACACATGCGGGGAggtgggaaaggggagagagaggggaaccTCTGTAGTTTATACAGCATGTGTGCGTTGGACATAAGACATAGCGTAAGTGGAGACTGCTTTAAAATAGGGGATGAGTCAGTAATCACTGCTTGATAACTGTATTCTGTGAAATGGGTCTCATGGAAAGACCTGCGAGGGACAGACCTTGAGGTCCCCAAGTGTCAGGGAGGCCTGTTTCAATTTATGACTGTGTGAGCAGAGACATGGTAAGCAGAAACTGGCAGAATGCACTCTCCCTCCAGGGAGAGTTAGGGACCGTGGCTGGAGACTGCGTAGTCCAGGCCCTGCACTTCCAAACCCCAAGCTGTAATGATCTGTGAGGGCTGACCTAAAAGCTCAATGGACTGACCTGGCCAAACAGAGCTGTAAGACATGACTTCAGCACCATCCACAAGCTCCTACAAGACCATAACTACTCCATTAACAAAAATTAACCTGCCTCATAATGAAGAGGCTTTTAACTTTGTGGAAGAAGGTGTTACAAGATACAAACAGACACTGGCAGTACAGAAACTTAGTGGTGAGGATAGTTAGCCCCTCAAGCAGTTAACCTCtggaaatgaattatttcaaGCTTTATTTCAAGACAAGAAGTGTGTCTATATATACacctatatgtatatatacatctcCTAGGTCAGCCTCAAAGTATAGAGGAATCACTGGGTGAAATACCTTCTCCTACTCTAAACAAGGAGAAAGGTTGGTCCTTTCTGAGGTACAAATCCAATAGCCCTTTAAGCTTAAGCTTTGCTGTAGCCTGTGCACCTCTTCATATTGATGGTGTGATCTGGCCTATGTTGGCCGAAGCTGTGAACAAGCCTGTGAAGGACCTGACTTGCATATCCTTGGGGTGAGCTGAAACTGAAGCTGATCTGTAAAAGCAAAAGTACATGAAAATTTCATATACTTTTCATACTGGAAAAGATATCTACTCAAATACAGTTAGATATCTACTCAAATACAGTTAAACGCATAACTAACCAGGGTCCCCCCTCCAAAGGGACACTGCAAGCCCAAACTTTACAAAAGAAAGTTTTATTAacttttaggaaagaaaacattcttaTTTCAGCCAAACTGCAGGACAGCGCACAGCTTTGGGTCAGGGTGGCAGCTGCTTTTGGTCTCGGTAGCAGGCAGAGTAGCAGTCGGGTAGCCAGTGGTTGCAGCTAGGCAGCAGCTCCCGGAGGTACAAGTCAGCCCAGGGCTTTTCAGTCCCAAGATAGGaaaaagctgcttcccagcaccGAACGAATAACAGCTTCAGCATGGAGGCTTCCCGCAAGCCTCTGGGGAGGGAGGTGCATCAAACCTGCCAACAACAGTGGAAAGCACATGGAAAAACTCCCCAAAGTCTGGAAGGTTTCCTAAGCTCCCTTTGGCACCTGAGCCCTGTGGTGCGCTTGGCGAGGAGCTGGGGAGCCGAGGTGGGCAGCAGCATGGTGCCTGCCACCTGCTACCGTGTGACAGGAAACCTCCAGGAACTTGAGAGCATCTGCAAAGAGCTTAGTACTGACAACCTGAAGTCTGAAGCCTTCCCAGTGTTTCTAAGAAATGTCAAATAATGTTCTTACGCCTAtagtataaatacataaatactttTAACAACCACTTTGGAGTGTACAGTCAGCAGTGAgatgctgaaatgctgctggagTTCATTGGGAGCAAGGTTGTCAATCTGTCCTTGAAATCTGCCCCTCTTCAACTGAAGATGTGACAGTCGTTGGCTGTACATGCCACCAAGCAAGCTGTCTCTCTGGGGAGAGCAACTCCTCTCAACCAGGGCAGTgtgaactgcagctcctggccccaGCCGAGACCGAAGCCCCTTGGcatcagcagctctgctccccacagcaaGCCCAAAATAAGGAGGGTTTGTGTCCATGGTAGGTTCCTGTGTGCTCAGATCACGTGTTGCCATCAGCCTGGGAAAGGCAGTCCTCATCCTCAGCAGCCGCAAGCTGTAAAGAGAAGAGGGACGCGCAGCCACGAGCCATCGAGAGCTGTCTGTCTCTTGACTGCAATGGGAGCAAGGGCAGGTTGCGTACGGGCGCACAGGCACATCATGGAGGTCAGGCCCGTGAAGCTCTCCGGGATGCGCGTGTTTGGCTAAGTCTTCTAGGAGGCTCATAGAACTTATCTGAACCATCCCAGCAGAAAGGAGGTGTAGACCTGGAGGTCGCACTTGGTCCATTACAGAGAACCCACCAAAACCAGAGTCTTTGTGTTTTTCCACACTTTACGTGCCTGGATCTTATTTTTGAGTCAAGCCAATTCTGAGTCTGGGTGTGCATGCTTGAGGGGGCTTCCCTGTCAGCTTAACGCCTCTGAGAGCTGGTGTCAAGATGTAAACGCCCCAACAGATGTCCCCTTGGCTCAGGCTTCAGCAGTCTGCAACCAGCTAGAACAGCCAGTTCTTTTCATCTAAGTTTGCTCCTAAAAACTCCATAGTCATTGAAAGGCCAGTAATTCTGCTGTCCAGTGCAGTCTTGTTATCTCCTTTCCAAATGCTGTCTGTCTTTCATTGCCTTTACCTGTCAGACAGCATTTACCAGAATCAGTCCAAAAGAAGTTTCTTGCTGCCCCCTCACTTTCTTCTGCCTTGCGCTGTTTAGCGGATCTGTTCTCTTCATTCTCCAAATGGCTTCAAGACACTTGAGGTATCTTCCTGAGTTAACAGACTTTTATTTTAGCGAATATACAGCACATTTTTACTATATACAGATACTGTCAAATAAATAGAGAAACACAGGGCTTCTCTGAATCTGAGCAAAGCTGAGTgactttggcttttgtttttgttctcctcAAGGGCTCCTTGCATCCAGTGTTTTCTCCAGTGTTAGGAAGATCCATCCGAGACAGCAAAATAGGTGCGTAGAGCTCCAAAGAGATAAACATGGCATGCACTATATAAAGCCCATTTGCACTGTGATTTATCTCACCCCATCTGAGACTTTCCATAGCCCCAAGGCAGGAGGTTAGAGTGGTCTTCCAGTACAAGCACAGCTTGTAAGAACAAGCCTCCCACAAATGGATGTATTGGTAGCTGGCTCTAGTTTGGTGTTGGTAGGAAAGGCCTTACTTTACACGTTACATTTTTAACATGTCATCTTCTACAGCAAGCAGTAGAAGATGGGACTTAGTAACACAAGGCTAAATGACAAACCCTTGACAGTAGCATTTGTGTTGGTCCACAGGGCAACGTTATCTTGAGCAAACAAGTACAGCATCGTGATGAGATCTACTGTCTTGCCATTGTCCTCGAGAGTTTGCTCCCAGAGGGTCTTGCTGGTTTTGTTATCTTTCTTCCCCAGTATCAGCTTCAGTGAGTCGTTTCTCTCCAGATCAGGAAAACTGATAAGACCCTTCAAGGACACTAGGTAGAGGCCATCGCACGTGATCATGAGGGAACCATTTCTGATATGAATAGAGCCTGTCTCAGCACTGAGATTCATGGCAGTTCCTTCGACACTTTCACCTGGAATGGAAGAAAGCAAAGACAGTCCTATGAAGGCAAATGACTTCTTGGAAGAGGGTGATTTTATACAGACTGACTGCAGGAAGGGTAGAAATATAGTAAAGGAAGAGTGTGAAATAGAGAATAGAGCAGAAGAGATCTAGAATAGGATCCGTTTCAGACATCAAGGAACCAGAGAGAAAGGAGATCTGCAGTGCAAATTTCCAGGTTACTGTTCCTGAGCAAGCTGTGCCTTTTGGACTACAGCTTCAGTTTATATGGATTATCCCCCTGAGCTTCTGTTTATGCactatttcctgtatttcattctTAAAATACAGACATGTAAGTATAGCATCCCTCTGAGTTTAGGAAGCACAGGTacctaaaaagaacagaaaataaaaacagtaaacaAGAAGATGGAAAAGTGACCAGagctgaaaggaagagaaaaagagcttcCTCTAGAGATGCTGATAAAACAAGTCTATGccttggggtttgggtttttttaggtaAGACAAAATAAAAGAGCAGCTTAGAGAGTGAAGAGGAAGGAACATATTAAGacagagcagagccaggagaaATTAAAACAAGACTGTAGTGTGAGAGGTTTTCTCTTGGAACGAGCAGTGACAGTACTGTGAACTACGCTGGAAATGTTTCCCTGCTGTGCTCCTGCGTTTCCAGCGCACTGGCGGAGCCCCCGGGGATGCTGATGCAAAGACTTTGTCAGAGGTCTCCTGTCAGGCAACACAGCCCCTCCTGGCTGATGCCAATTTTCTCAAGCTTTTTctctagaaaaatgtttttttctgtataaaattagGTTACACTCACTGCTACCTACATAATCTTCACTGAAAGTGTAACTGTCAACAATGTTTTAAGTAtgatttacatattttaatactTTCTCCTATTATTGAGGTATGTCATGGGGCAAAATGTGCAATGTAGCTTGGTGTGCAGAGCACTGCCCTTTCTGCTACGTTTGCTGTTCCCCAGGAAATCATTGACATTTTTCATAAATCAGGAACTCATTCACTGGTTTCAAAAATACCCCCAAAAGCATATTGTATGCACATAATCAGCTCTCGAAAGCACATTTCATATTCTTCCAGAGTGAAGGCTTGTTTTAGTATGCAGCTCTTGCAGAGATCCACCCAAAACTGCGTTTTTCCCCCACGCCGGGAAAGCCCATTTGTTTGGTTTAGCCAACTCGCTGGGACGGATTTCGCACTTCTTCCCACCAGACAGCTCTCCCGGCCTCTTCCTCCGTCGGAAGAAACACGCAGGATCATGACACGAAGCGTTTAACAACCTCTGGCGTTTTGGGGGCCAccggctgccgccgcggggctaccggagagcggggccgggggccggccggggggccgggggcagcgcgccGGCAGCCGTCCGGGAACCGGGGGAGCGCCCCGGCATACCGGGGCCGTCCGAGAACCGGGGTGGGGGAGCgcccccccgggagccgccgcggggtgCAGACACGCGGGGAAGGAACCGGGCGCCCACCAACCTGTGTACTGGATGTAGGTCCACGGGACTTCGTCGCTCTGAGActgaaaaaacaagagaaatcCGCGTTAACGACCCGGCAGAGTGGGGCCACGCACCGGGGCGGGCTCGCCGGCGCTTTCGCTTTCGCTTCCCGGCGGCACCGGGCGGGCACCGGGGCTGCGGAGCGGCCAGAgcctccccgccggcccggccgggcgcggggtgcCGCGGGGCCAGCACGGCCACACACGTGTGCTGCTAACCAGCCGCACTCTTTACTTGCTTTTCTTGttattattgtcattattaaATACGATTTTACGGTAGTTCCTTGCCAGACCGACTCTCAGCCCGGTGCTGAGCCCTCCGGAGCCTACCAAGTAGTTTTGGTCCTGTTTAGAGAATCATCCCGGTAAATGTAATCGAGTGGTCCGGTGAGGCAGGCCTGGCGCTCGGGGCGGGGAGCCCACCTGCAAGGCGCCCCGAAGCTGTTTGCAGAGCCGAGCCCCAGATGCGCTGCTTCGCTGTCTCACCCTCGTCCTGCAGCGCGCGGAGAGGTACGCCTGGCTTCGCAGGTGCACGCTGAGCTGCCTTGCTTACTTTCCTGCGCGTTGGATCAGGCTGTTACAGGATGTGCGTCTCTCGATGGCTCAGTTAAAAGTGCTTTAAGATGCCCTTAAAGTTGGCTTGCATTTTATGAGTATAATAGAAAAAGTGAACGCGAATACAGAAGCGTGTATCTTACTGATCAGATATGCAAAACACCAAGCTTCTATATTAGATTTTAAAATCTGAACTTTGCATCTCAAACCCATCTCTCATCTTAACCACAGGAGGCCCAAATCTGCAGTCGCTTCACAACCACAAGTCCTCAGCGTTTTGCCTGATTAAAGAGTGAAAGGTTAGGCATGCTGCTgcgttttcttttctttatttatgcCATAGGTGTCCTAAGGGGAAAATGGGCTAGTCAGATTCACGTTGGgctgatttttatatatttagcCTCATTTGATACAGGACCAGAGCAGCCTGTCCGCTCTGGGCGCAGGAGGAGCACTGGAAGCAGCAGACTGCAGCATGAGTCCCGAGACGCAGCTTGCAGGCTCAGCGCTGTGCCCTGGCCGAGGCGAGCGGGCGGCGATGGAGCCGAGCGGCTGCTTGTGCCGGGCGCGAGGTGGGTGCCGGCTGCGGGCAGCGGGAAAGGCCTCCTCTGGCACCCTCTAGCGCTGCTGGAGCTGAGGCTTTGCTGCTTTTTCCACAGGCAAGGCTGGCTCGACTACCAAATGCAGGTTCTTATTGCATGGTCACCCATCGATTCCAGGGGGACTCTCTCCCCCTCAGTTACTGATCCTGTCCAGCAGCTCGAGCCTTACACTTGCTCCGTTTCTATGAGCCTCCGTGCACAAGCGTTTGACTCCTTCACTCAGGCAGCTGGGATTTCCAGGTAGTTTCCCAACAAGACGATAGCTAAGCACAGGACCACTGAGCTTCAGAGGTCAAAAAACATGCCTTACAGCCTGTCCTGCCTGGCCACCAGTAGACAGCAGGCTGTATTAAACATGGACTGGTTAGGTGACAAACTTGCAACTGTAAGAACATCAGCCCTGTCATTACTGATGCATGTTACCTGTTTTATATCTCTATTCTGGATATCGCATGATCACAAAGTACTTTACAACTATCTACTAATAGATTTTGCAGAGGGAAGAACTCACCCATAGCAGTGAGAGGGAACTGGTGAGCTAGTAACAAAGTTCATCATCCCTATTGCACTGTTCTGCCTTCGCATGGTGTGCAGGAAAGGATGCCAGGAGGGTCCCAGGACAGAGCGGGACTCCTTAGCAACTGCTTCAGATTTTCCTGTGTCATTTACACACAGTTACCACACCATTTTTGCCTGTTCAGGATCCCCCAACACGAGATTTGGTGAAGTGGTTCCCAAAGACCTCTTACTTATTATTGTCCTGCAGTTTCTAGAGCAGTGTCAGGAGGCAGAAGTTTCAGGAATAGGTTTGTATTGCAGAAGGTGCAAATCTCAGGGGACCGTAACAAGATGCATTGACTGAGAGGGCCATTGCGATCGTGTGCCTGACTTCTTGTATCATACAGATTGCAGACTACCATGCCGTGCAAGTGGCTCGTACCTTCTCCGCAGCAGGAGATACTAGGATTATGGCCGCATCCTCCTTATCTATGTTAAACCTCTGCAAATTACTCCTCCTGCACCTTTACTGCTCTTCTCGGGCAAATCCCTCTTGCAACAGATCATTAGGAGCCTTTAAATTCCCAGACTTGCTAGAGGCTTTTACCTCATATTTATTTGTCATTACGGAGTTTCAAGCCCTCTGACTTCATCTGAGTGGCCTGTCCTTGGTCTTACATCCCAAGTGGTGCAACAAGAGGCGGTCATCCCAGGAAACATGGGAAGTCATAAGCATTGCAGATGCAAAAGCTATCACTagcatttttttcactgctgcttaTTTGGAAATTACAACTGAGGCTTGCTCTCCAAGCTGCATCATGACAGGAAACCAGATCACTGCCCGTTTTTATTAAGCACAGTCTGGACTGCAGATGCTCTTGTTCATCTCTCAAACGTGTGCCGTAATGTTACTTCTGCTGTATTTTCACTGAATACTCCAGGGTTTTTAAGAGCCATGAGGACAATAGAAATTAATCAAACATAGTCTTGCTATTAAAAAACACAGCTACTGTCTTGCTATTGAAGCTATTCCTTCAGTCTCCAGCGCTGGAAAGCAGAAGGAGACTCTTCCTGGGAGCAGGGACAGTGCCGTGCCGGGCAGCATCTCAGTTATTCCTGTGGACTAGCTCTTCAAGCCCGCCACGCTGATGGTGATGGTGTTGTGCCCACGGTTCTGAAAACCCCATAAAGTCTGTCTCCCTAAACTGCACCACAAGACGAGTCAGATTAGCACTGCTGCCTCGTCTCTAGGCTTTTATACGGTCGGTCCTCAGCTATATTACACAGCCCTGTGAATCCAGTCCGATGAAATCCCCCTGTGTACAGCCAGTGAGACTTCTCCTGCCCAGTGTGGTGCAGTCAGAACAGGAGACTATGGTCATATACTTAAAATAATAGAAACCAATTTTGAGACTGCACTAAGCAAATGTTTAAAACTGAAAGGTCCTCTGGTGACTCCCAGAGCCTGGACTTTTCATCTGCTGCAGTAACTGTTCCTTGAGCATCCTGTTTCGGTCATTTTTATTGAGGAAGGGAAACTCCAGGCATGCACCGTGTCTTCTCCTCAACTGCTGCCATCTTGGGCTTGGAAGGTTCACATGCAGCAGTGCCAGCCAGTGCCACCTTCCTCTAGAGGAAGAGGGTTTGAGTTGACATTTTTACAGAACTGAGAGATATTAAGAGACCAGGAGTCACAGCTAGAGTGGGACACAAGAGAGGTTACTGCATCGTGAGCAGAGCAAGAAAGCTTTCCCTTCTCCATTGGCTTCCAAGTAGTGGAGGGAGAAGCAAGAGGACTGAACCAAATGGAAAGAGTTATCTTTTGTCAGGGATATCATTCAAAAGTTTAATAACTGCTGTGAGACTCAGTTCAGGGAAACTTGCACAGAGCTCAGGTTTCCGTTAAGCAGCAGAGGACCCAGAGCACTAGGCCATCAAACTCTTGCATGGTTATGTGCCTGGGTTGCTTCTCTGCCAAGACTAGGTGGGAGGAAGGAATGAACTCTGTTAAGATGAAGCATAACAATGTTAAGAGTGTTACAAAGTGCCTGGAGAAGATGTGGGAGGAGAAGTAGCTAGCACATAAGCAGTGCTGAAACAGCAGTGAAAGGTTGTTGACAAGTCATCGGTCTGCAAAcatgcaaaagaggaaaatatatttgcTGCAAGTTTTGCTGAAGTATTCTGAGTCTCAAGCATCTCTGTTATTTATATTGAGTTTGGAACAAGGTTATATGTGAAGGAAACTCTTTGATCATATAATCAGTGTCTGTCCTGTTGGCACACACAGAGACACTTACTTTCCTCTGCAGATACAGCCGACTACTTCCAAAGCCCAGTGCATTGAAATGTGCCAGGGGGCTTGCTGGGTTGGCGCAAGTTAGCTTTCTTTCTGGCATATCTGCCTGCACAtatagcatattaaaaaaaagttcagatgTTTACAAGCAACCTGGGTTCTCATTCTTCATCTAGCACTCGTTGAGAGCAAACACTCACCCAGATGATCCCATTAATCAAATGACAATATGCATGAGTGACTACCAAAGGCTGCAGATTGGGGTAGTGGACAGATCGCTGGGGAGGCAGACCTCCCTCACCGGGAGGCCACTTCACCTACGGCGCTGCTGTGCAAAGAGTATTCTTGGAATGATCCCCCTTCCCGATAAACTGTCCCCTTACCCCTGCACTTGGCGATACTGGATGTTATTTTGAGGGCAGGAGATGTGAAAAAAAAGAGTGATAATGATTAAGGAAAGGGTTAAAAACTAGTGGTTTGGTTAGGGATGAgcctaaatgctttttttttttcttaaaaaaagccCATACAAAGTTTTACAGGCCAGCCGACAATGGGATGAACACAAGCTCTTACCGTTGAGAGTTGCAGAGCATCTATACCAAGGTAGATCAAGCAGGCGAACAGTAATATCCACTGAGCAGCAGCAGACACGAGGTGCAGTGTGTTCCTCCTCagctggcccctctgccagctctTCCACTCATCCTCTGCAGGTTCCCTTTCGAGATCCATCTGATGCTCTTGCCTTCTCGGCTCCACGACTGACTGTCCGTCCATCTCTGCTGCCCTGCACCAACCGCTGGGGCAAGTGGCCTGGAGCCCAGTGGGGTCCTGGGTGCCTGCAGCAGCGGTAGGGTGGACGAGTGGTGCCCTGTCCCAGGAGCAGAGGTGAAATGAATACAGTGCCTTCAGGAGAGTGCTTTATGCACACGGAGAAGCAGGCGGGGGAACTTCTTTGTGACTAATCTGaatttccccttccttccttcctttctttctttctttctttctttctttttttttttcttttttatttggtgaatgTGGGGGCTGATTTAGTGCATCCCAGTTCAGTTTTGAGTAAGGGCCTTTGAAAGTAGATGTGTTTATGTCTTTCATAGCTACAGCTGTGGATCTCCTGCTAAGTGATGTTTCAAACAATACCTACCAGTCGGGTCAACTCTGTTCACTCTCTTCACTAAGTCTTCTGTCCCTAAAAGCTGTCAGCTTTCTATGAGCCTCAGGTGGGAGGTTTACAGGATTGGCTCCTTCTCTTGTTGGTAGCATATGCTGCTGCTGAAATCCCTTTTCTGTAGAGAAGCGGTGAACAGAAGGGGATGCGATGCAGGTGGACAGCATAAAGGATGGGAGAGAAAGCATGCATTTCTCTTCACCTTTCTCTTGTGGCCTTAAAGCAGTGGCATGTTGCAGGGAACTTCAGAGGGAGACAACCGAGACCTGCTCAGGGGACATCCCTTCTTGCAGAGCCTGCAACGAGCAGTCCAGGGAGTGCCCTGGGAGGAGACACCCCCGAGGCCGTGCTCCGCACGCCCTTCAGGCTGCCCTCCTCGAGGAGGACCGCCTGGCTCTAGGGCAGTGAGGACGTAGGAGATGCAAACGTAATTCTTGCTATGTCTCTATGTCCGAAGGCCTGTATTAAATGCTTCTCCGATGACTCTTTTGTCCCACCACCTCCCTTTCGCTTTGTCTCCTCGTGATACTTGCTCATGAGCTGATGGATGTCAGTGGTCCGCAGCAGGGACTGTCACCTGTACTCATTTTGGGCGACATGCTTTGCACCCATTTTTGGGGCAGTCCAGCGCTGCTTTTTCAGCCAGGATTTTTCTGTTGTAAATTAGCATATCATGACTGAAGTCAGGCGCCGCTTCCTCCCAGTGAGGATCGGGCCCGTTGGGACTGTTATCGTGAGTTTGTCTTTCGGGGATGAGCTGTCAGAAAGTTTCCCTTCCCCAAAATGTTCTCTCTCAACCTGTCACAAGGCACAGGTCCTGACAAACATGTACTCCGCTTGCAGAGGAAGCAGAAGTAATGTTCTTTCATGTGTTTTTCCATTTAGGCAAGGATATTTCCTATAAACATAAATCAAAGGAAGGGGGGAGTCCAGCCATTAGGTAAACAAATTGCTGTGCGGTCCCCCTGTCCTCGCACAATTAGGTGTTGCTCTTGAAAAATAACCTCGGAGCTGCCAATAACTGATGGGTCGAGTCGCGAATACGCAGTGGTCAACGAGTCCTTTTAAGAACAAACTAAAGGGCATGGAAACTTACTGGAAAATGTTCAGCCTTCAAAATTTCCATTGGTTCTTGAGCATGTGGAAATTGCCGTCCGGCTTTCGCTAGCGGCTGCTCTGCCGGGCGCGCTGGCCGCGGGGGGCCTGGAGCTGAGCCCCGGGCGGGGGCTCCTCCGCAGCCGCCGCGGAGCTCTCCGCCTCCGGGCTGCCGCTGAGCGCTTCCCCGTGATTTTGAGCGTCGGTTCTGAGGCAGGATCTTGACACCTAGTGGTCAGACTGCGCCTGGGAGCCGCGACGGGCCCCCGGCTAAGGGCATCGGCACCGCGCGGCTGGCGGCTGGGCTTGGGCGAGCGGCGCAGGGCAGCGAGGCGCTGCCGCGGGGTGCCGCGGAGGCCCGCGGGGACTCACAGGGGGCTGGTTGGCTCCTGCGGATCTGCAAGGTCCGGCTGTGTCTAGGTGCCTGCTTGAggagatcccccccccccccccaaaaaaagccaCCCTCCCCGCTTGCCACTCCGGTGTCCATCCGTAAGGGGCTCGGTGGCGTGGGGGGAGCCCACGGAGGCTCTGGAGACGAGGCAGCCTCGAATCTGCCTTCCGAGCAGCTCCCTGGTGGGGAACAAACCCACCCCGGGGCCTTCCCCAGGGCGCAGGTCCCAGCTGATGGCAGCACGGACTGGTGGCGGGGTGGCCGAGTCGTCGGCACCCGGATCCCCCTGTCCTGCAGGCAAGGCAAGGCGTGCGGGGGGCTGTCCTGGCCACACGCGGTTTTGGCACGTGCCTCCTCGTGCCCGGCGAtgcctgcagctgggacagcacggGGAAGTCTCGGGGCTGCTGTCCCCACACCCCCATCACTTGCGATCCCCACGGATAagcagcagctcccgggcagGCTGTGGGAAGGGTTTCCAGAAGATGCTTTCCAGAGCATCAGCCTGGGGTTAGCACAGGCACCCAGACCTGCTGGCAGCCGTCTAGGGAGCAGGTCTGGGCAGCACCAGCCCTCAAACAAGCACCTGCCAGCCACCGCCTGACCAGCAGCTTCCTACAAGCGGGCAGGCGTGGAGGGAGTATTTGGGAGCCAAGCGTGCCCCCATCCCTGCATTCGTCCCTGCCGTGTGAGCCACCGGCGAGCgactgcagaggcagagagcTGCCGGTCTTGCACAGCCTACTCGCAAGCTTGTGAGCATTTCGGTGGGGAATCACAGCAATCACCACGCCACATCTGCCTTCCTGGAAGAGCAGGCATCGCTCTGCATCAGAGCAGCCCTGCCGAGTGCGGGCAGCATGGGCTGTTCTGCCCTGcgctctccctccctgctccctccaggaAAGGAAACTTGGTTTTGCCGTTGCTGGTTGTTTTCTGCAAAAATGCCAGAGATGCCAAGCTAAGAAGTCCAAACC encodes:
- the TNFSF4 gene encoding tumor necrosis factor ligand superfamily member 4, with product MDGQSVVEPRRQEHQMDLEREPAEDEWKSWQRGQLRRNTLHLVSAAAQWILLFACLIYLGIDALQLSTSQSDEVPWTYIQYTGESVEGTAMNLSAETGSIHIRNGSLMITCDGLYLVSLKGLISFPDLERNDSLKLILGKKDNKTSKTLWEQTLEDNGKTVDLITMLYLFAQDNVALWTNTNATVKGLSFSLVLLSPIFYCLL